The following DNA comes from Desulfomonile tiedjei.
GGCGCTCTCGGCGGTGAAGGCTCTTGCATATTGCTTCGTACGCGGCCAACCTCTACGCCTTGTTGAAATTGAATGTCAGGGCCGTGTTGTTGATGAAGCGGGACAAAGAAAATTCCCGCTGCACCTGCTCCAAAGTGACGCTGAGGCCCACGTCCTGCATTTCTTTCAAAATCAGTTCCGGGGCATGCCTGAAATTCATCCTCTGGATGACCTGATGAATGGTGAAGACCGAAGCATTTCCGGGCGGCCGAATGCCTATTTCCCTATTAGTCGGCATGAACCGGAAGCTAAGGTTCACCTCATAATGTCCCACTTTGACCCGCATTTTCACGGCGCCTTGGCCGGAATCGTTATCCCGCCCTGCTTGTGAGTCGTAGTAACGGCGGAATATGGCCTCTGTAAGGTTTTGTTGGCACAAATAAAGGATCGAAGAGAGATCATGTACGTCCAAAGGACGCTGCTCAACGACCTCGATGTGAGTGGCGCCGTGCGTGCGTTCGGCAATTTCAAAAAAAGGCTCATTCCTGTGCGCAATCAGGTCGATAATGGTGTTTCCCATGGAGCAGGATAACGAGATCGGAGAATCTCCGGTGTCAAGGCCCTGCTGCCGGATCTTGCTCATGATCAGATCGTGGTCGTGAGACGCGGTCATCCGCTGAATGATCTGCTGCATAAAAAACGGGTTGGTGTTGAATTTCTCGGATAATATGATCCTCTGCATTTGTTGGATATGCAGTTCGACAAAGTAGCGATCTGCCTTCACATACATGCTTATGCTGTCGTTGGAGGAATCCTCGGGCCGGTAGCGTTTCCATATCTCCTGCCAATTGTACTCCTTCATCAGTCCCAGCACGGCAATAAGATCAAAACCGTCAACATTTCGGCTTTCAGTCGCACAAATTGGACAGTCAAGGTTCATTTGCGGTTCGTTCCTTTAATTTCTAATATAAAGACCAAAAAATTAATTCGGACTAGGATCCCGGATCAAGGTACCGAGTCCTGCCCGAACGCTGGAATTATACTAAAATTTTCCGAATTATCAAGATCCGCGTGCGCTTGCCGCGCATGGGTTCTCATACCGGCTAGCCATTTTCCTTATGAGACAGGCGGCATGGCTCTTCCGCTGCGAACGGCGGACCTGACTTCGCTCCAGAGACATGCCACCTGTCCACCCAAAGTCAGGTTATTTATTGCGAACTGGTATCAGGCACCCATCAGCGAATTTCCAGCGTTACCTCTTTGCCCTTCTCCCTCAACAGGTTGGCGACGGCCTGCACACTACGGCTCTTAAAGCCCATCTCCTGGGGAAGGTTCGGGTTGAGGTGGGCAGGGTTTATCGCCTGGCCCAGCAAGATGTTGATGCTATCTGCATACAGGAACTCCCAGGCCAACCGACTGGCGCCGTCCCTCTCCCCGACTAGTTCGTCGGTGTCCGACACCTTCTGGAGTATTTCCAGGGCATGGTTCACCGTGTGGACCCCCTCTGTGACCAGATGAATCCCATCGAGCTTTCCAGTGGGTGGGATTTTGCTCGTCATGGTCGTAAGGTCCACCACCACGTCCTTTCCAAGCATTTTGCCGACAATTCCGGCAGTCGTGCCGCCGCTCACAATCTTACGTCCCGGGCTGTCCAAGAAGAGTCTAACAACGTTATCGTCGTCTTCCCGCTTGACCGGCGGACCTATCATAAAAGTAGCGAACCGCTTCGGCCGGATCTTCAGAACTCCCACTGTCGTGTCATCGCCCGGTTTGTCCTGATACAATTGCCGGGCCTGGTCTACCAGAATCTGCGCAATTTTTTGTGCTGAAATGTCCTCGTATACTTGCGTTTCCAAGAACTTTGCAATCTTCTCCCAGTCCCATCCGAGGTTCAGGAGGCCGCCTATCCCGGCGTGAATCTCACCGTCGCTGACGGCTACGAGCCAGTCACCTGCATCAACGTGGACATGGGCCTCCCGGATCTTCCGGGTTCCGCAGACCCTGTCTTTGTAATTCAATTTACTTACGTAGCCCCTCTTGAGAAAGAAAGTGGGCGGATTATCGAATTCAGCCAAGTACACTCTGCCGTCATCCTGGACTTTCAGCAATGTGAATGTGCTGTACGCGATCTTCCTCACCTTACACTCTGGAAGAGTATCGCTAAGCGTGTCAACCACTTCCTCCAGCGGCAGGCCTCGCTCCATGAGCCTGGTTGCAATACGCGTGGTCAAGGTGGCCAGGATGTTGGCTTTGACGCCGCTTCCCAACCCATCGGAGAGAACCATCAGTTTTCCGCCTGCTATGGGGGTGACGGACAAAGAGTCCCCACACAAGATTTCGCCGTGCTTTGAAATGTTGGCCCCGCCGGATTCGATGAACAACGGCTCGGTCATTTCGACTCCCCTTGTTCACCGGCAAGTTTGATCAACTCAAAAAGGGCCACCTTCGTTTCTGCGGTGGTCTCGCCTAGCAATCCGGCTATCTCCTGCGCCACCCGCATCTGCTGATGAATTACCTGCTGGGCTCTGGTGATGGTTTCAGTCTTAAACACATCGGCTTGCTGATCTTTGATTACCGTTTCGGTGATGTCC
Coding sequences within:
- a CDS encoding SpoIIE family protein phosphatase encodes the protein MTEPLFIESGGANISKHGEILCGDSLSVTPIAGGKLMVLSDGLGSGVKANILATLTTRIATRLMERGLPLEEVVDTLSDTLPECKVRKIAYSTFTLLKVQDDGRVYLAEFDNPPTFFLKRGYVSKLNYKDRVCGTRKIREAHVHVDAGDWLVAVSDGEIHAGIGGLLNLGWDWEKIAKFLETQVYEDISAQKIAQILVDQARQLYQDKPGDDTTVGVLKIRPKRFATFMIGPPVKREDDDNVVRLFLDSPGRKIVSGGTTAGIVGKMLGKDVVVDLTTMTSKIPPTGKLDGIHLVTEGVHTVNHALEILQKVSDTDELVGERDGASRLAWEFLYADSINILLGQAINPAHLNPNLPQEMGFKSRSVQAVANLLREKGKEVTLEIR